One window of the Eucalyptus grandis isolate ANBG69807.140 chromosome 8, ASM1654582v1, whole genome shotgun sequence genome contains the following:
- the LOC104415561 gene encoding probable linoleate 9S-lipoxygenase 5, translating into MDKLFHGMLHAFDCGDKAGRRRKAGRSKKVKGTVVLMKKYVLDFNDFNASVLDDIHELLGKKVSLRLVSAVHGDPEKGLRGKLGKPAYLEEWITTITPLTAGDSAFKVTFDWDEEVGVPGAIIVQNNHHSQFYLKTITLEDVPGEGRVHFVCNSWVYPANQYKKDRVFFSNKTYLPSQTPAPLVKYREEELVNLRGDGTAELQEWDRVYDYAYYNDLGDPDKDPKYARPVLGGSAEYPYPRRGRTSRPPTETDPTTESRLPLLMSLNVYVPRDERLGHLKMSDFVAYTLKAVGQFLKPELESICDSMPNEFDSFQDVLNLYEGGIKLPDSPLLESLKENIPLEMLKILVRTDGEGLLEYPMPQVIKENKTAWRSDVEFGREMLAGVNPVMIRCLQEFPPASKLDPKIYGNQSSSIREELIQKQLNGLTAEQAIKMNKLFILDHHDAIMPYLRRINTTTTKTYATRTLLFLKNDGTLKPLAIELSLPHPEGDEFGAISKVYTPADQGVEGSIWQLAKAYVAVNDSGYHQLISHWLNTHAVIEPFVIATNRQLSVLHPIHKLLHPHFHDTMNINANARQIVINAGGILETTVFPAKYSMEMSSAIYKNWIFPEQALPADLIKRGVAVEDANSLHGLRLLIEDYPYAVDGLEIWSAIKTWVEDYCSFYYKSDQTVQKDEELQSWWRELVEEGHGDKKGEPWWPKMQTVKDLTEICTITIWIASALHAAVNFGQYPYAGYLPNRPTLSRRYMPEEGTPEFEELKQNPDKAFLKTITAQFQTLLVISLMEILSMHSTDEVYLGQRDTPEWTADAEPLEAFERFGKKLGEVEERIMRMNGDKRWRNRVGPVEVPYMLLYPTSEGGATAKGIPNSVSI; encoded by the exons AAAAAGGTTTGCGGGGGAAATTGGGAAAGCCTGCATATCTGGAAGAATGGATCACTACCATCACTCCCTTAACGGCAGGGGACTCGGCGTTCAAGGTCACTTTCGATTGGGATGAGGAGGTGGGAGTTCCTGGGGCGATCATCGTACAAAACAACCATCACAGTCAGTTTTACCTCAAGACGATCACACTCGAAGATGTGCCCGGTGAGGGTCGAGTCCACTTCGTCTGCAACTCGTGGGTCTACCCTGCCAACCAGTACAAGAAGGACCGGGTCTTCTTCTCTAACAAG ACGTATCTTCCAAGCCAAACTCCAGCGCCTCTAGTGAAGTACCGAGAGGAAGAGTTAGTTAACTTGAGAGGAGACGGTACGGCAGAGCTTCAGGAGTGGGACAGGGTGTACGACTATGCTTACTACAACGATTTGGGCGATCCAGACAAGGACCCGAAGTATGCCCGCCCTGTTCTAGGAGGATCTGCTGAATATCCCTATCCTCGCAGAGGAAGGACCAGTCGACCGCCGACTGAGACAG ATCCGACTACCGAGAGCAGGCTGCCTCTGCTCATGAGCCTAAACGTATACGTTCCAAGGGATGAACGGCTCGGCCACTTGAAGATGTCTGACTTCGTCGCTTACACTCTAAAAGCTGTGGGTCAATTTCTGAAGCCCGAGCTAGAGAGTATATGCGACAGCATGCCCAATGAGTTTGACTCCTTCCAGGATGTGCTCAATCTCTACGAGGGTGGTATTAAGCTTCCTGACAGCCCTTTGCTGGAGAGTCTGAAGGAGAACATTCCCCTGGAGATGCTTAAGATACTCGTCCGAACTGATGGGGAAGGGCTTCTCGAGTACCCCATGCCTCAAGTGATCAAAG AGAATAAGACTGCCTGGAGAAGCGATGTAGAATTCGGTAGAGAAATGCTTGCTGGAGTCAACCCTGTCATGATTCGCTGTCTCCAG GAATTCCCTCCAGCAAGCAAGCTAGACCCTAAGATATATGGCAACCAGAGCAGTTCAATAAGGGAAGAGCTCATTCAGAAGCAATTGAATGGATTAACTGCCGAACAG GCTATCAAGATGAACAAATTGTTCATACTGGATCACCATGATGCGATCATGCCATATCTAAGGCGGATAAACACAACTACCACTAAAACGTATGCCACTCGAACACTCCTCTTCTTGAAGAATGACGGTACCCTGAAGCCGCTGGCAATAGAGCTGAGCTTGCCTCATCCCGAGGGAGATGAATTTGGCGCAATAAGCAAGGTGTACACGCCAGCCGATCAAGGTGTCGAAGGTTCCATTTGGCAGCTGGCTAAAGCTTATGTGGCAGTTAACGACTCAGGCTATCATCAACTCATCAGCCACTG GTTGAATACTCACGCGGTGATTGAACCATTTGTGATTGCAACAAATAGACAACTGAGTGTGCTTCACCCGATCCACAAGCTTTTGCATCCCCATTTCCACGACACGATGAACATAAATGCAAACGCCAGGCAGATCGTGATCAATGCGGGTGGAATCCTGGAGACGACTGTATTCCCGGCAAAGTATTCCATGGAGATGTCTTCCGCCATCTACAAGAACTGGATTTTCCCCGAGCAAGCGCTTCCTGCTGACCTCATCAAACG gGGAGTCGCTGTAGAAGATGCAAACTCCCTACATGGCCTCCGCCTATTGATCGAGGACTACCCCTATGCGGTAGATGGGCTCGAGATCTGGTCCGCGATCAAGACGTGGGTTGAGGACTACTGCTCCTTTTATTACAAGAGCGACCAGACGGTACAGAAGGATGAGGAACTCCAATCCTGGTGGAGGGAACTCGTGGAGGAGGGACACGGTGACAAGAAAGGTGAGCCCTGGTGGCCTAAAATGCAGACTGTGAAAGACCTAACAGAGATATGTACGATCACCATCTGGATCGCGTCTGCTCTCCATGCGGCTGTGAACTTCGGGCAATACCCTTATGCAGGGTACCTCCCGAACCGCCCCACCCTCAGCCGTCGTTATATGCCCGAGGAAGGTACTCCTGAATTCGAGGAGCTCAAGCAAAATCCTGACAAGGCCTTCCTGAAAACTATAACAGCCCAGTTTCAGACACTTTTAGTAATTTCGCTTATGGAGATCCTGTCGATGCATTCTACCGATGAGGTGTACCTTGGGCAGAGAGACACTCCGGAGTGGACAGCAGATGCTGAGCCGTTGGAGGCGTTCGAGAGGTTCGGGAAGAAGTTGGGAGAAGTCGAGGAAAGGATTATGAGGATGAATGGGGACAAGAGGTGGAGGAACCGCGTCGGGCCAGTTGAGGTGCCTTATATGCTGCTTTACCCGACCAGCGAAGGCGGAGCGACTGCCAAGGGAATTCCCAACAGCGTCTCGATCTAA